A region from the Candidatus Diapherotrites archaeon genome encodes:
- a CDS encoding DHH family phosphoesterase, which translates to MPNEIIITCCKDPDLDGFASAIGYAELLSKTGTPTIPWISGNVHPEVHFVMKKFDFPYPVETTNPENFAQFVLVDSSELNGLDKRIKPENVIEIIDHRKINDSHLFPNAKIQIELVGSAATLITEKFKEKQVTPSAKAAALLYSAIVSNTLNFKAKVTTQRDMAMAEWLLQQFQLPTNYVHEMFAAKSDLSGNRLQNGIRGDFAWFALGNKKIGIAQLEIVGGSELASRRSDEIIEELSQLKVEKGLDLIFMSIIELEEGFNLFITKDQEAQRILSELFDITFNDTIAKRNGLIMRKEIVPLLKEKLQAH; encoded by the coding sequence ATGCCAAATGAAATAATCATAACTTGTTGCAAGGATCCTGATCTGGACGGTTTCGCCAGTGCAATCGGATATGCTGAGTTGTTGAGCAAAACTGGCACACCAACAATACCTTGGATTTCCGGGAATGTCCATCCAGAGGTTCATTTTGTCATGAAAAAATTCGATTTCCCATACCCCGTAGAAACCACCAATCCTGAAAATTTTGCTCAGTTTGTGCTGGTCGATTCCAGCGAATTGAATGGATTGGATAAACGCATCAAACCAGAAAACGTGATAGAGATCATCGACCACCGAAAAATCAATGATTCACATCTCTTTCCAAATGCCAAAATCCAAATCGAATTGGTAGGCTCCGCTGCCACCCTCATTACTGAAAAGTTCAAAGAAAAACAAGTTACTCCTTCCGCGAAGGCTGCTGCACTGTTGTATTCCGCGATTGTATCCAATACATTAAATTTCAAGGCAAAAGTAACTACTCAGCGTGATATGGCAATGGCTGAATGGCTCCTCCAGCAATTTCAACTTCCAACAAATTATGTTCATGAAATGTTCGCGGCCAAATCAGACTTGTCAGGAAACAGGCTCCAAAATGGCATCCGGGGAGACTTCGCATGGTTCGCGCTTGGAAACAAAAAAATTGGAATTGCTCAACTCGAAATCGTTGGGGGAAGTGAACTGGCAAGTAGACGCTCTGACGAAATAATAGAGGAATTGAGCCAATTAAAGGTTGAGAAAGGACTCGATCTTATTTTCATGTCCATTATTGAACTGGAAGAGGGATTCAACCTATTCATAACCAAAGATCAAGAAGCTCAAAGAATACTAAGTGAATTATTTGATATCACGTTTAACGATACCATCGCAAAAAGAAATGGTCTTATCATGCGAAAAGAAATTGTACCATTGTTAAAAGAGAAACTCCAAGCACACTGA
- a CDS encoding tRNA pseudouridine(54/55) synthase Pus10: MVTPFQFPFTGTLPHFHSPGLEVDLAKREFRTYALGVRSPDPEAKQRALELLRKEVETHSLFRGKELVHQQPDIELVFDLAKKIIDLHVFPLILTGKYTKLVRTIAQTFHYCPACKGIGCASCGGKGKITEESVQELLSPFLKDAFACDAVLFHGAGREDVDVRMLGSGRPFAITLENPRKRAADMARIQENINISLTGKVQVSHLEIGIPFDVARLTQQYHTKRYRALVKSSIPLEISKLQTHLGQKIDVLQTTPIRVEKRRVMKQRPHWVILEKVEHVDDTHILIHLHASAGCYIKEFISGDEGRSVPSFADWVGVPCVCEELDVLEIVEGQEKTFYVVE, encoded by the coding sequence ATGGTCACCCCATTCCAATTTCCTTTCACTGGCACCCTGCCCCATTTCCATTCTCCAGGTTTAGAGGTGGATTTGGCAAAGCGGGAATTCCGAACGTATGCCCTCGGTGTCCGCTCGCCCGACCCGGAGGCCAAGCAGCGGGCGCTCGAACTCCTCAGGAAGGAAGTGGAAACTCATTCTCTTTTCCGGGGAAAGGAATTAGTCCATCAACAACCCGATATCGAACTGGTTTTTGATCTGGCAAAGAAAATAATCGATCTCCACGTGTTTCCCCTTATCCTCACTGGAAAATACACCAAGCTCGTGCGTACCATTGCTCAAACGTTTCATTATTGTCCCGCGTGCAAAGGCATTGGTTGTGCGTCCTGCGGAGGGAAAGGAAAAATCACCGAGGAGAGCGTGCAGGAGCTCCTCTCTCCCTTTCTAAAAGACGCCTTCGCCTGCGACGCGGTGTTGTTTCATGGCGCGGGGAGGGAAGATGTGGACGTGCGCATGCTGGGTTCAGGACGGCCATTTGCCATTACACTTGAAAATCCCCGAAAACGTGCCGCCGACATGGCGCGTATCCAAGAAAATATTAACATCTCCCTGACTGGGAAAGTGCAAGTCAGTCATTTGGAGATCGGCATCCCTTTCGACGTGGCGCGCCTTACTCAACAGTACCATACTAAGCGGTACCGCGCCCTCGTAAAAAGTTCCATTCCCCTGGAGATATCCAAACTCCAAACCCATTTAGGTCAAAAGATAGACGTCCTCCAAACCACCCCCATTCGAGTGGAGAAGCGCCGCGTCATGAAACAGCGTCCCCATTGGGTTATTCTCGAAAAAGTGGAACACGTTGACGATACCCACATTCTAATCCACTTGCATGCCTCCGCTGGCTGCTATATCAAGGAATTCATTTCAGGTGACGAAGGGAGAAGCGTGCCATCCTTTGCCGATTGGGTGGGCGTCCCCTGCGTGTGCGAGGAACTCGATGTCCTGGAGATTGTCGAGGGCCAGGAGAAGACTTTTTATGTGGTGGAATAA
- a CDS encoding Fic family protein, whose product MALRIKTIAGKPYYYLHLSYFIQSKSKSFSKYVGTEKPTQNNLTKLEGSFRDEIIEKLGKQLFANENISKDDVIKTFLFRDAFNEKYKKLSPVERKNFEVNRTILFTLTTLTTEDVDVDLNDVMAAYQKEAKLDARETISKNMLEGVAKIKESWKLDEKSILSLHKTIMASFETKNPGTFRQRQVYIHRQDEKNPFGIEIAHRPPSFLEIPERVEEMVKWYNSSGLNPIEKAAGIHFELYVIHPFLDGNKRVSRLLFNKALIENSFPLVNISEKKEDYFRALIQSVEAKNVKPFTEFALNEFYRQVRQFLKAKKIPKTNIEQKGE is encoded by the coding sequence ATGGCGCTTCGAATCAAAACTATTGCCGGAAAGCCCTATTATTATCTTCATCTGAGCTATTTTATTCAAAGTAAGTCCAAAAGTTTCAGCAAGTACGTCGGAACCGAAAAACCCACGCAAAACAATCTCACAAAATTAGAAGGTTCATTCCGGGATGAAATCATCGAAAAACTGGGAAAACAACTCTTTGCGAATGAAAACATTTCAAAGGACGATGTCATCAAGACGTTCCTTTTCCGTGACGCATTCAATGAGAAATACAAAAAACTCTCACCGGTTGAACGAAAAAATTTCGAAGTCAACCGCACCATCCTTTTTACTTTAACCACACTTACAACTGAAGACGTGGACGTGGATTTGAACGACGTGATGGCAGCCTACCAAAAAGAGGCAAAACTGGATGCGCGTGAAACAATCAGCAAAAACATGCTCGAAGGGGTAGCTAAAATCAAAGAGTCGTGGAAGCTAGATGAAAAATCAATTCTATCGCTCCACAAAACAATTATGGCCAGTTTTGAAACGAAAAATCCGGGAACCTTTCGCCAAAGACAAGTTTACATTCACCGTCAAGATGAAAAAAATCCATTTGGAATAGAGATCGCACACCGTCCGCCTTCTTTTCTGGAAATACCAGAGCGCGTTGAGGAAATGGTTAAGTGGTATAATTCAAGTGGTCTTAATCCTATCGAAAAAGCGGCAGGCATTCATTTTGAATTGTATGTTATTCATCCATTTTTGGATGGGAATAAGCGCGTATCCCGGCTACTATTCAATAAAGCACTAATCGAAAATAGTTTTCCGTTAGTAAACATCTCCGAAAAGAAAGAGGATTATTTTCGCGCACTTATTCAGTCGGTTGAGGCCAAAAATGTAAAACCATTCACTGAGTTCGCCCTCAATGAGTTTTACCGGCAAGTCAGACAGTTCCTAAAAGCTAAAAAAATACCCAAAACAAATATAGAACAAAAAGGGGAATGA
- a CDS encoding nucleotide pyrophosphohydrolase, translating into MPLKEIQKDVDAWAQGFNPPYWQPLEIMARLTEETGELAREVNHRWGPKKKKSSEETRELEDEMGDIIFTLCCLANSQNIDLDGAWKRVMDKCYGRDKDRFEKK; encoded by the coding sequence ATGCCCCTCAAAGAGATACAAAAGGACGTAGATGCGTGGGCGCAAGGATTCAATCCCCCATATTGGCAGCCGTTGGAGATTATGGCGCGCCTGACAGAAGAAACGGGAGAATTGGCGCGCGAAGTGAATCATCGTTGGGGGCCCAAGAAGAAGAAATCCAGCGAAGAGACGAGGGAACTGGAAGATGAAATGGGAGACATTATTTTTACTCTCTGCTGTTTGGCCAATTCGCAAAACATTGATTTGGATGGCGCGTGGAAGCGCGTTATGGACAAGTGCTATGGGAGAGACAAGGACCGGTTTGAAAAGAAGTAG